From Bradysia coprophila strain Holo2 unplaced genomic scaffold, BU_Bcop_v1 contig_324, whole genome shotgun sequence, the proteins below share one genomic window:
- the LOC119079305 gene encoding 28S ribosomal protein S35, mitochondrial, with amino-acid sequence MLCYRGISVKNGLCANGVVLRRFASNSQAENERSDEEFRTLNFFKKRTAAVRKKYVRPPVPPPRSKQMAVDQDWGSVWPGPRSFHPATVPLPLHQGYVPKNTASPGKFANAELMKIPNFLHLTPPVINAQCEVLKKFCTPWPANLETDEKIAQHFPIDVITSDYCHALPTIRNPLSRIVSIKMKLSTLKLDKHAKDKFLRLVGERYNPETDELTIVTDRCPLRKQNYDYAQYLLTALFHESWMKEPWEDTKSEADMEVYIWSRNKSKESSEAILNWGITGDQASPHLEYGQCVETLINEGENSYNVNDYKREVLKLLNLKGYETAA; translated from the exons ATGCTGTGCTACCGAGGCATTTCAGTGAAAAATGGTCTTTGTGCCAACGGAGTTGTGCTCAGACGCTTTGCGTCCAATAGCCAAGCCGAAAATGAGAGAAGCGATGAAG AATTCCGAACATTGAACTTTTTCAAGAAACGAACTGCTGCGGTCAGAAAGAAATATGTCAGGCCACCTGTACCACCACCTAG GTCGAAGCAAATGGCTGTCGATCAAGATTGGGGTAGTGTATGGCCTGGTCCACGAAGTTTTCATCCTGCAACGGTTCCTCTGCCCCTTCATCAAGGCTATGTGCCGAAGAATACCGCGTCACCCGGTAAATTTGCCAATGCTGAACTGATGAAAATTCCGAACTTTCTCCATCTAACACCACCGGTGATCAATGCCCAGTGCGAAGTTCTGAAGAAATTCTGTACACCTTGGCCGGCTAACTTAGAAACGGACGAGAAGATTGCACAACATTTTCCCATCGACGTTATAACATCAG ACTACTGCCATGCATTACCAACCATTCGAAATCCGCTTTCTCGCATTGTTAGTATTAAG ATGAAATTGTCAACACTAAAGTTAGACAAGCACGCTAAAGACAAATTTCTGCGATTGGTGGGCGAACGATACAATCCAGAAACGGACGAATTAACAATCGTTACCGATCGGTGTCCATTGCGTAAGCAAAACTACGACTATGCTCAGTACTTGCTCACAGCTCTATTCCATGAATCGTGGATGAAGGAGCCATGGGAAGACACCAAATCCGAGGCTGATATGGAAGTGTACATTTGGTCGCGTAACAAGTCGAAAGAATCGTCCGAAGCGATATTGAACTGGGGTATTACCGGTGATCAGGCGTCGCCTCACTTGGAGTATGGCCAGTGCGTGGAAACATTAATCAATGAAGGCGAAAACAGCTATAACGTCAACGACTATAAACGAGAAGttctaaaattgttgaatttgaaAGGCTACGAAACGGCAGCTTAG